In Glycine max cultivar Williams 82 chromosome 7, Glycine_max_v4.0, whole genome shotgun sequence, a single window of DNA contains:
- the LOC100795393 gene encoding serine/threonine-protein kinase-like protein ACR4, which translates to MNHDTYIAYDVVMVALSISFFVLAVVLYLVCKKKPVNVESEETLALKHCVRAYSLMDIDAATDGFDHSRIVGKGRVGTVYAAVQENGELVAVKRIHSVLVLSNAGFGFSSVLKWLSSAHHPNIVPIIGFSEAPGERIIVMEFGRMVSLDFYLHQNVNGASLLDWNKRIRIVAGAARGIQYLHEVATPNIVHGCVKSSNVLIDVNFCTRICDYGLNFLAPREKRGLVGNVDDEYWNEEGGGASKESDVYGLGVVMLELLSGRGCEEGLIAKWAMPLIKEMSFGELLDARLVIPSDMKPLVRLAKVALACVGNSRKCRPSIAQVTTILNNIEMEVCI; encoded by the coding sequence ATGAACCATGACACGTACATTGCTTATGATGTGGTCATGGTTGCTCTATCCATATCCTTCTTTGTTCTTGCTGTTGTTCTCTACCTTGTGTGTAAGAAGAAACCGGTTAACGTTGAATCCGAAGAAACACTTGCATTGAAGCATTGTGTTCGTGCATACTCATTGATGGACATTGATGCTGCCACTGATGGCTTCGACCATAGCAGAATTGTGGGGAAGGGTCGCGTAGGAACCGTGTATGCCGCGGTGCAAGAGAATGGAGAACTTGTGGCTGTGAAAAGGATTCATTCTGTGCTTGTGTTGAGCAATGCAGGATTTGGATTCTCATCAGTGTTGAAATGGCTCTCTTCAGCTCACCACCCCAACATAGTTCCCATCATAGGATTCTCGGAGGCACCTGGTGAGAGGATCATAGTGATGGAGTTTGGGCGCATGGTGAGTTTGGACTTCTATTTGCACCAAAATGTTAATGGGGCATCACTCTTGGATTGGAACAAGAGGATCAGAATTGTGGCTGGAGCAGCTAGAGGGATTCAGTACCTGCATGAAGTGGCAACACCAAACATTGTACATGGGTGTGTCAAGTCCTCAAATGTTTTAATTGATGTCAACTTTTGTACTAGGATTTGTGATTATGGACTCAACTTCTTGGCACCCCGAGAAAAGAGAGGGCTAGTAGGGAATGTGGATGATGAGTATTGGAATGAAGAAGGGGGTGGTGCTAGCAAGGAAAGTGACGTTTATGGGTTGGGGGTGGTCATGCTTGAGCTATTAAGTGGTAGAGGGTGTGAGGAAGGATTGATAGCAAAATGGGCAATGCCTTTGATCAAGGAAATGAGTTTTGGTGAACTTTTGGATGCTAGGTTGGTGATTCCTTCTGACATGAAGCCTCTTGTTAGGTTAGCTAAAGTTGCTTTAGCTTGTGTTGGTAATTCAAGGAAGTGTAGGCCTTCCATTGCTCAAGTGACAACTATTTTGAACAATATAGAGATGGAAGTGTGCATATGA